One genomic region from Pseudorca crassidens isolate mPseCra1 chromosome 11, mPseCra1.hap1, whole genome shotgun sequence encodes:
- the LOC137202146 gene encoding LOW QUALITY PROTEIN: RE1-silencing transcription factor-like (The sequence of the model RefSeq protein was modified relative to this genomic sequence to represent the inferred CDS: inserted 1 base in 1 codon; deleted 1 base in 1 codon), whose translation MCGSRELTAQEQSKRRRGPGPQAAAAAAAAAAGTQQRKVVQEGAATRVFAPPRPGRPPRERAALCLNTVMATQVLGQSSGGGGLFTGSSTMGMALPNDMYDLPDLSRAELAAPQLIMLANVALTGELNGGCCDYLVGEERQMAELMPVGDDNFSDSDGEGLEESPEVKGEPSGLENMELESLELSVVQSRPVFEVSAASEPYSANKDLPRETPVAEDKCKNLKTKPFRCKPCQYEAESEEQFVHHIRVHSAKKFFVEESAEKQAKARECGSSTGEEGDFSKGPIRCDSCGYNTNRYDHYTAHLKHHTRAGDNERVYKGIICTYTTVSEYHWRKHLRNHFPRKVYTCGKCNYFSDRKNNYVQHVRTHTGERPYKCELCPYSSSQKTHLTRHMRTHSGEKPFKCDQCSYAASNQHEVTRHARQVHNGPKPLHCPHCDYKTADRSNFKKHVELHVNPRQFNCPVCDYAASKKCNLQYHFKFKHPTCPNKTMDVSKVKLKKTKKREADLPDNKITNEKTEAEQTKMKGDVTGKKNERSVKVEKKDNVSKEKKPCSNASSQVTTRTRKSALEAKKMDVHPGNNSEKSCKSKKSKRKTEAEARSLQEPVNDEEPVTKKKKKAESKSRNSQEVPKGDSKVEENKKQRSCMKNSAKKETLRSKSCKKSSKPAQRRPTQIEPPPPMESAEGGPVQTEPPPAAPPSPPPPLAPERHAEVEVVQTERLPPPPXPPSPPPPLPPGGHAEVKVVQKGPVHAEPPPPVEPDNGKEKSNMQSEMVQKEQVLIEVGLVPVKDRQLLKESAGAQDLLPPSPPLPKEDLKEEESEDQKLVPAGEGHKEAPLQKLEAEEAGKSLAGLAAVTKASASISSSEQNLNMPEGETSDGKHQADAMLCEMKMDADEKKTENPPGRDSAVEEPTSPPLLPLPLEKCEAVSTATVASPPVTVAVNESQEMDEDEGIHSHDGSDLSDNMSEDSDDSGLNGARPVPQETSRKNGKEALAVKVAEGDFVCIFCDRSFRKEKDYSKHLNRHLVNVYFLEEAAQGQE comes from the exons ATGTGCGGCTCCCGAGAGCTCACGGCGCAGGAGCAGAGCAAGCGCCGCCGAGGTCCGGGGCcccaggcggcggcggcggcggcagcggcggcagccGGGACG CAACAAAGAAAAGTAGTCCAAGAAGGAGCGGCGACGCGGGTCTTCGCCCCTCCTCGCCCAGGAAGGCCGCCCAGGGAAAG AGCTGCTTTGTGTTTGAACACCGTTATGGCCACCCAGGTACTGGGGCAGTCTTCCGGAGGAGGAGGTTTGTTCACCGGCAGTAGCACCATGGGCATGGCCTTGCCTAACGACATGTATGACTTGCCTGATCTCTCCAGAGCTGAACTGGCTGCGCCTCAGCTCATCATGTTGGCAAATGTGGCCTTAACTGGGGAATTAAACGGCGGCTGCTGTGATTACCTGGTTGGCGAAGAAAGACAGATGGCAGAATTGATGCCTGTTGGGGATGACAACTTTTCAGATAGTGATGGAGAAGGACTTGAGGAGTCTCCTGAGGTAAAAGGCGAGCCCAGTGGGCTGGAAAACATGGAACTGGAGAGTTTGGAACTCAGTGTTGTGCAATCGCGGCCTGTGTTTGAGGTGTCAGCTGCCTCAGAACCGTACAGCGCAAATAAAGATCTTCCTCGGGAAACACCTGTAGCAGAGGACAAATGCAAGAACTTGAAGACCAAGCCCTTTCGCTGTAAACCATGCCAGTATGAAGCAGAATCTGAAGAACAGTTTGTGCATCACATCCGAGTTCATAGTGCCAAGAAATTTTTTGTGGAGGAAAGTGCAGAGAAGCAAGCCAAAGCCAGGGAATGTGGCTCTTCCACTGGGGAAGAGGGAGATTTCTCCAAGGGCCCCATTCGCTGTGACAGCTGCGGCTACAATACCAATCGCTATGATCACTATACTGCTCACCTGAAACACCACACCCGAGCCGGGGACAATGAGCGAGTCTACAAGGGCATCATTTGCACATACACCACAGTAAGCGAATATCACTGGAGGAAACACTTGAGAAACCATTTTCCAAGGAAAGTATACACATGTGGAAAATGCAACTATTTTTcagacagaaaaaacaattatgttCAGCATGTTCGAACTCATACAGGAGAACGTCCGTATAAATGTGAGCTTTGTCCTTATTCAAGTTCTCAGAAAACTCATCTAACCAGACATATGCGTACTCATTCAGGTGAGAAGCCATTTAAGTGTGACCAGTGCAGTTATGCGGCCTCTAATCAACATGAAGTAACCCGTCACGCAAGACAGGTTCACAATGGGCCTAAACCTCTTCACTGCCCACACTGTGACTACAAAACAGCAGATAGAAGTAACTTCAAAAAACACGTGGAGCTACATGTTAATCCACGGCAGTTCAACTGCCCTGTATGCGACTACGCAGCTTCCAAGAAGTGTAATCTGCAGTATCATTTCAAATTTAAGCATCCTACTTGTCCTAATAAGACCATGGATGTCTCAAAAGTGAagctaaagaaaaccaaaaagcgAGAGGCTGACTTGCCTGATAACAAAATCaccaatgagaaaacagaagcagagcaGACAAAAATGAAGGGGGATGTGACTGGGAAGAAAAACGAGAGGTCTGTAAAAGTGGAGAAAAAAGATAatgtttcaaaagagaaaaagcctTGTAGTAATGCCTCAAGCCAAGTGACTACCAGAACTCGCAAATCGGCACTGGAAGCTAAAAAGATGGATGTGCACCCaggaaataattcagaaaaaagctgtaaaagcaagaaaagcaaaaggaagacAGAAGCTGAAGCCCGTTCCTTACAAGAACCTGTGAATGATGAGGAACCtgtgacaaaaaagaaaaagaaggcagaaagcaAATCCAGAAATAGTCAGGAAGTGCCGAAGGGTGACAGCAAAGTAGAGgagaataaaaagcaaaggaGTTGCATGAAAAACAGTGCAAAGAAGGAAACTCTGAGAAGTAAATCATGTAAAAAAAGCAGCAAGCCTGCTCAGAGGAGGCCCACTCAGATAGAGCCTCCTCCTCCCATGGAGTCTGCTGAGGGGGGGCCTGTTCAGACGGAGCCTCCTCCCGCTGcccccccatctcctcctcctccccttgcccCCGAGCGGCATGCTGAGGTCGAGGTTGTTCAGACGGAGCGgctgcctcctcccc cccccccatctcctcctccacctcttccCCCCGGGGGGCATGCTGAGGTCAAGGTTGTTCAGAAGGGGCCTGTTCATGCGGAGCCTCCTCCTCCCGTGGAGCCAGATAATGGCAAGGAAAAGTCCAACATGCAGAGTGAAATGGTGCAGAAGGAGCAAGTCCTTATTGAAGTTGGCTTAGTGCCTGTTAAAGACAGGCAGCTTCTAAAGGAAAGTGCCGGTGCACAGGATCtcttaccaccatcaccacctctgCCAAAGGAAGACTTAAAAGAGGAAGAGTCAGAAGACCAAAAATTAGTCCCTGCAGGCGAAGGACATAAAGAAGCTCCTCTTCAAAAACTGGAAGCAGAAGAAGCAGGTAAGAGTCTA GCTGGTCTTGCTGCTGTTACCAAGGCATCTGCCAGTATTTCATCCTCTGAACAAAACTTGAATATGCCAGAGGGTGAAACTTCAGATGGTAAACATCAGGCTGACGCTATGCTTTGTGAAATGAAGATGGACGCTgatgagaagaaaacagagaatccCCCCGGCAGAGACTCGGCCGTTGAAGAACCAACTTCACCACCACTTCTTCCTCTACCGCTAGAAAAATGTGAAGCAGTGTCCACAGCTACTGTGGCATCACCTCCTGTCACCGTGGCAGTAAATGAGTCTCAGGAAATGGATGAAGACGAAGGCATCCACAGTCATGATGGAAGTGACCTAAGTGACAACATGTCAGAGGATAGTGATGACTCTGGATTGAATGGGGCTCGGCCAGTTCCACAAGAGACCAgtagaaaaaatggaaaggaagccTTGGCAGTCAAAGTGGCCGAGGGAGATTTTGTTTGTATCTTCTGTGATCGttcttttagaaaggaaaaagattacAGCAAACACCTCAATCGCCATTTGGTTAATGTATACTTTCTTGAAGAGGCAGCTCAAGGGCAGGAGTAA